The window AGGTTGAACGTCAGTTCACGCAGTTCGCACTCGACGTTTGGCCAGTGGCGGCGGAAAGCGGCGTAGGCCTCCGCAAAACCCGTCACCGCGACGATCGGCGTGAAGCCGATCACGAGCCGCCCGTCTCGCAGCCCCTTCATGTGCGCCATGTCCTCGTTCGCCCGTTCGAGCTCGCGCACGACTGCCTGGGCGCGCCCAAGCAACGCGTCGCCCTCCGGCGTCGGCACGACTCCCCACGGCTTGCGCTCGAGGAGCGGCACGCCGAACTCGTTCTCGAGTTCCTGGATCGCCTTGCTGATAGCCGGCTGCGTGACGTGCATGGTTCTGGCAGCGGCCTTGATGCTGCCGGCCGTCGTGACCGCGACGAGTGCGCGCAATTGATGGATTTTCATGATGCGGAAGATATTACCAAAAGTTATCTGCATCAAAATTCGTGAGTTTTTTGACCCGAAGCGCGTCTCTATGCTTGGCCGAGACGGTCGCGAGGCGGCCGATTCCACGGAGCCATCCATGATGCAGAACCTTGCTCACGTACTCGCGGCGATTCGCGAGTCGGAGCCCCGATTCGTTGCGATCCGCCGCGACATCCACGCCCATCCCGAACTCGGTTTCGCCGAGACCCGCACCGCACAACTCGTCGCCGAGCAACTGGCCGCATGGGGTTACGACGTGACGACGGGCGTTGGCGGCACGGGCGTCGTCGGTCAATTGCGGCGCGGCGCGTCGGTGCGCACGCTCGGCCTGCGCGCCGACATGGACGCGCTGCCGATCGAGGAGGCGACGGGGCTGTCGTATGCGAGCACGGTTGCGCGCACGATGCACGCGTGCGGACACGACGGTCATACGGCGATCTTGCTGGCCGCCGCCCACTATCTCGCTGAACAGGGCCGTTTCGACGGCACGCTCAACGTGATCTTCCAGCCGGCCGAGGAAGGGCTCGGCGGAGCAAAGCGAATGATTGACGACGGCCTGTTCGAACGTTTCCCGTGCGAACGCGTGTATGCGCTGCACAACGCGCCGGGCGTGCCGGTCGGCCATTTCGCGTTGCGCTACGGGCCGATGATGGCATCGTCCGATTCGGTGACGATCACCGTGACGGGCAAAGGCGGGCACGGTGCGATGCCGCAACTCGCGAGCGACCCGATCGTCACGGGTGCGCATATCGTGACCGCGCTGCAATCGATCGTCTCCCGCAACGTCGATCCGCTGAAGCCGGCCGTCGTGACCGTCGGAACGTTCCATGCGGGCACCGCCCCTAACGTGATCCCGGAAACCGCGACGCTGCAGTTGTCCGTGCGCGCGCTCGACGCGGCCACGCGCGACGAAATCGAGGCGCGGATCCGCAGGATCGTCGACGCGCAGGCGCAGGCGTACGGAATGACCGCGCAGATCGAATACCAATCGATCTCGCGTGTCGTGGACAACGACCGTGCGGCCTCGGATCTCGCGGTCGAGACGATCGAGGCGCTGGCCGGCGAAGGTGCGCTCACGCTGTTGCCCGACGGCGTGATGGGCAGCGAGGATTTCTCGTGGATGACCGAATGCGTACCGGGATGCTACGTGCTGATCGGTAACGGCGTCGATTCCCGGGGCGGGTGTTCGGTGCACAACCCGCATTACGACTTCAATGACACTGCGCTGAGCTGGGGGGCGGCCTACTTCACCGGTATCGTCGAACGCTTCCTGAAGGCGGGCTGACGAAGGCGCAAAGGAGACGTGCCGACCTGACACGGATTTAATTTACGATAAGGATTGCGAATGAAGAAGCGATTTGCACTAGGCGCGGCCTGTCTCGCGCTCGGCGCCGGCAACGCGCGTGCCGTGCCCTATCAGGACGTGTTGCTTGCGGCGGTGCCCGAGTACAACGGTCGCCTGACCGAGGGGGTCGCGCTATACGGCTCGCTCGACATGGGGATCAACTACCAGACGGTCGGCGGCCATTCGCTGTGGCAGACGCAGAGCGGCGGCGAGTGGACCTCCAAATTCGGCTTCTTCGGCCGCGAGAACCTCGGTGGCGGCTGGCGCGCCGAGTTCAACCTCGAAAGCGGTTTTCTCGCGAACAACGGCGCGCAGCAGGACAAGCAGTCGACTTACAACCGGCAGTCGTGGGTCGGCCTGTCGTCGGACAGCTACGGGCGTCTGCGTCTCGGTAAGCAGATCGGCACGGCGCTGCCGTTGTTCGTCGACGTGTTCGGCACGGTGGGCACGAACTCGGTCTATACGTGGCTGGGCGCGGCGGTCGTGCAGACGAGCCGCGGCGTCAGCTACAACTCGGACCTCGGGCCAGGGGCGACGCAATTGCCTGCGCGCGTCGACAACGCCGTCACGTACCGTACACCGATCGTCGCGGGCACCACGTCGCTGATGCTAATGTATGCGCCGAGCAACGTTGCCGGGCGCGCGCCCGCGGCGTCCGCGCAAGGCGCGCTGCTGCAGTGGTACAACGGCACGACCTATCTGGCCGCGAGCTACAACCAGGTGTGGGGCGTCAACGGGGCGAGCACCGTGCGCAACGACCTGTACGGGCTCGGCGCCGTCTATGACACGGGGCGGATCGTGCTGTCCGCATCGTTTAACCAGTACGCGCCGAAGCTGGCCGGCGACGGCATCGCGCGTGTCTACACGGTCGGCGCGATCGTGCCGTTCGGCGTCAATGCGATTCGCGCGTCGGTCGTCTATCGCGATACGTCGGGCGTACGTGACGCGGCCGGCCAGCCGGCCAAGGACTCTGCGCTCGGTGCGATGCTCGGCTATGACTACCTGCTGTCGAAACGCACGGGCCTCTATGCGCGCGCGGGGTTCATCCGCAACTACGGCATCTCGACCGTGTTGCTGAACGGCAACCCGCTGCCGACCGAACCGGGCGGAACCGCACCGCGCACCGGGACGACACCCGTGACCGTGTCGCTCGGCATGTATCACAACTTCTGAACAGGAATTTTCCGATGCATACCCTGAATCGCACGGCCGCAGCGCCAGTCGATGCCGAGCCGCGCGTGACGCGCCGCACGGTCGTTGCGGCCGCACTCGGCAACGGACTCGAGTTCTTCGACTTCACCGTCTACAGTTTCTTCGCCGCCCTCATCGGCAAGCTGTTCTTTCCCGCGTCAAGCGACGTAGGCGCGCTGATGCTGTCGCTCGCGACGTTCGGTGTCGGGTTCGTCGCGCGGCCGCTCGGCAGCGTCGCGATCGGCGCCTATGCGGACCGTGCGGGACGCAAGCCCGCGCTCGTGCTGACTGTCGCATTGATGGCGCTCGGCACCGGCATCATCGGTTTCGCGCCGACCTATGCGCAGATCGGCATCGCCGCGCCGCTGCTGATCGTTATCGGGCGTCTGTTGCAGGGCTTTTCGGCCGGCGGCGAAGTCGGCGCCGCGACGACACTGCTGATGGAGTCGGGCGACGCCGGCAGGCGCGGCGAGCGGGTGAGCTGGCAGATGGCCAGCCAGGGCGGCGCGACGCTGGTCGGCGCGTTCGTCGCGCTGACGCTGTCGCGCGCGCTGCCGCCCGAAGCACTGCACGCGTGGGGGTGGCGCGTACCGTTCGTGCTCGGTCTGCTGATCGGCCCGGTCGGCTTTTACCTGCGGCGTCACCTCGACGATACGCTGCCGCACCCGGCGGCCGGCGCACCGCGCGAGCGTGCGCGCATTCCATGGCGGCAGGTCGCAGCCGGCACGCTGCTCGTGATCGGCGGCACGTCGACCACCTATACCATCGTGTTTTTCCTGCCATCGTTCCTGACGCTGACCGTCGGCATGCCGGCATCAGTGTCGCTGCTGTCGGGCTGCGCGGCCGGCGCCGTGCTGCTGATCGGTTCGCCTTTCGCGGGACGGCTCGCGGATCGCGTGCGTCATCGCAAGCGGCTGGTGAGCATGACGTGCGTCGCGTCGGCCGTGCTCGTGCTGCCGGCGTTTTACGCAATGAACAAGTGGCCGTCGGTTGTCACCGCGGTCGCAGTCGTGATCGTGCTGATCGGCTTGATGACGCTGTCGAGTCCCGCCGGCTTCGTGATGATCCTTGATGCGCTCCGGCCCGAAGTGCGTGCGATGTCGCTCGGGACGATCTATGCGCTCGGTGTGACGATTTTCGGCGGGTTCGCGCAATTGATCGTCGGCGCGATGTGGCGCGCGACCGGCAGTTTCTATGCGCCTGCCTGGTATGTGCTGGCATGCAGTGCAGCGAGTCTCGTCGGTTTGATCTTGTTTCGGGAGAGCAGGGGCGTGGATACCATGCCGCCGGCAAATTGACATGGCGGCCGGTCAACTCGCGCAGCTCGTCATCAAGCATCTGCTTGCGCGAGGTGTGGCTACCAGTCACATCGTGGCAGGTACCCGAAGCCCTGAGAAGCTGGCAGGCCTTGACGCGGCAGGCATCGAGGTGCGGCCTTGTTTAGAATGCCGCGCTCCTCGGTCACCCGCTTGAGTTCGGCCTCCGCCCGCGTTATTTCTTGCCGAGCGCGCAGTGGTTGCCATGACCTTGCCCGGTCGGCTTTCGAGAACGGCGCAGGGGGCTGACCCAGCATCGGGTGGTCTTCGGCGTCCGGAGGACACCGCTTCTTAACGAGCACTGGTTCACGACACTCGCGCACGCTCGGGCTGTCAGCGTGGCATGGCGTCAGGACTTCCGATACCCCAACACCTTCAGTCAACGCCAGTTTGACTGCTTCGTCGCGAAGCTCCTTCGTATAGACCGATCGTGGAATTCGATTCATCCATGCCTCCGTTTCTCGATTTTACGAAACGTCGGCTTCCATTTTTTCCGACCGGCCTCACACCGCCCCCCCGTGACGGCTCAGAGATCCAGCACCAGCCGTTCGCCACGGCATCGCGACACGCACGGCATCATGCAATCGTTGCGGGCCTTTTCCGCCGCACTCAGGAACGCGTCCCGATGATCGGGCGTGCCCTCGAGCACGGTCGTCCGGCATGCGCCGCACACGCCCGCCTCGCACGACGTGGCGACCGCGATGCCGTGCTCGTACAGCACATCGGTGATCGACTGCCCCGGCGGCACGAGCAGCGCGCGCTGCGAGCGCGCGAGCTCGATCCGGAACGCGTCGGCCTCGCCGTCGGCAGGCTGCGCGGCTGGCGCGGAAAAATACTCGTGATGAAGCCGCGCATCGCCGAGCGCCGGGCGCGCGATCGCGTCGACGGCCGCCATGAACGGCGCCGGTCCGCAGAAATACAGATGCGAGCGCGAATCCATCGCGCCGACGATCGTCGTGATCGCGTCGCGGGTCGCGTCGGGCGTCAGCCCCGTGTGCACCGTCGCGACGTCCGCGAGCCGCGACGCGAGCGTCGCCCCGTACGCGGCCGCGTCGGCCGAACGCACGAAGTAGTGGAACGCGAGCGACCGCCCCGCGTGCACCAGGCTATGCGCCATCGCGAGCAACGGCGTCACGCCGATCCCGGCGGCGAGCAGCACGGCCGGGCTGTCGTCCGGCGCGAGCGGGAAGTAATTCAGCGGCGCGCCGATCCGCAGCACGTCGCCTACCCGGATCGCATCGTGCACGTGCGCGGAGCCGCCGCTCGACGCCGGCTCGCGCTTGATCGCGATCTCGTACACGCCGCGCTCGACCGGATCGTTGCACAGCGAATACTTGCGCGTGAGCCCGTCGCGCAGATGCAGGTCGATATGCGCGCCGGCTTCGAACGCCGGCAGCGCGAGACCCGGCGCGTCGCTGACGAGCCGCAGCGAAATCACGTCGCACGCGACGCGCTCGCGCGCAATCACGCGCGCGGCAAGCAGATCGTTTTCGATCATAGGATTCACCGTTCAGGAAAACTCACAGCAGCCCGATCAGCCGCCACCACAACGCATTGACCGGGATCACGAACACCACGCCCAGCAGCGCCGTCGCGATGCAGTACCGGAGCACCGCACCCCGGTCCAGCTGCGCGAGCGCGTTGCCGAACACGATCGGCGGCGACTGGTACGGCAGGACCGTGGTCGCATAGCCCATCACCTGCGCGAGCAGGCCGGCCTTCAGGTGCAGCCCCTGCGCGAGCAGGCGCGACACGATCGGCACGTACAGCGCCGGTTCCGCATTCGACGTGACCGCGAAGCAGACGACGATCGACAGCGCGGTCAGCGCGAAGTACATGAGCATCGGGCTGTCGCGCAGCGCGTCGAGCGCGAGCGTGTCCGGCACGCGCACGTCGAGATGGTTGACGAGCGCGGTCAGCCCGATGATCGCCGCGATGAACCACAGCAGGTCCATCTTCAGCGTCGCGGTGAAGCGCTCGAGCTGCGCGGGCGGCGACGTGCCGAAGTAGACGAGCGCGAAGCCGAGCCCGACCCAGCCGGGCGCGATGCGATGCACGGCGTCGGTGAACCAGAACGCGAGCGTGATCGCCAGCAGCACGATCGCGTGCCATTCGCGGCGGCCGAGCGCGACGCGCGCCGCCGGTATCTCGACTTCGCCGACCGTATCCGCGAACAGCCACCAGGACGCGAGCACCAGCACCGCGCCCCGCACGATCACGCCGGCCGGAAAGAACAGCAGCAGATATTCGGAGAAGCGCAGATGCATCCCGTGCGACTGCTCGAGAATCCCCGCCATGATCACGTTCGGCAGGTTCGCGGGCAGCACCGCGGCAGCCAGCTCGTACGAGCCGACGATCACGAGCAGCAGGATGCCGCGCCGCCCGTTCGCGTGCGCGCCGAGCTTCACGACGTCGCAGTAGCCGATCGCGATCGGAACCAGGATCGCGATCCGCCCGAACGTCGACGGCATCACGAGCGACAGCAGGAAGCTCAGGATCGCGAATGCGAGCAGCGCCTTCAGATACGAGCCGCCGATCCGGCGCGCGAGCGCGATGCCGATCCGTTCGCTCAGGCCGCTCTCCTTCAGCGCGAAGCCGATCGCCGCGCCGCTGAACACGAGCCAGAACGCGCTCGACCCGAAGCCGGAGAAGATCTCGGCGGTGGGCACCGCCGTGCAGGTCGCCGCGAGGAAGAAAAACAGCAGCGACACCCACAGGCTCGCGACGGCGCCAGTCGCCCACAGCACGATGCAGGTGAACACAATCGCGACGATGCGTGCGTCGCCGGCCGACAGCGTGCCGCGCGCGCCGAGCGCGGCGACGCTCGCGAGCCCCGCCACGAGCAGCGCGGCCGTGACGCGGCCGCCCGTCAGCATGCCGGTGCCGCGGCCCGGCCCGCCGAGCGCACCGCCGCTCAAGCGCGCATCACCGGCGAGTTCGCCGGGATCTCGTATTCGACGTGCGACTCGTCGAAGATGTCGCCGAATTCGCGCTGCTGGCGGAACGTCGGGTCCGGCGCGCAGCTCATCGGCAGATAGCCGCCCATCCATGCGCGCAGGTCGGTCACGTCCGGCGCGCCGCCGTACACGTTCGCGACCGGCCGCTCGCCGCGCGCGACCGCGTCGATCTGCTCCTGCAGCATCTGGCGGAACATCACGATCCCGCGATCGGACGCGCCGAGGTTCTCGCGCGAACGATCGAAGATCGGGCCCTGCGTCTCGACCGCCATCGCATCCTGGCTCATGAACGTGTCCATCAGGTAGCGGCCCGCCGCGTCGGTGCGCGCCGGCTGCCGGACGATCTTCGGCGCCTCGTCCGCGGGCGGCTGCGCGCCGTCCGCGTTCGGCGTGAACGACACCCAGACGATCCGCGTCGTCGTATCGTCGACCGGCACGCGCCAGTGCATCTCGGTCATGATCCGCAGCATGTTCGGGAACACCATCAGGTTGCCCCAGCCACGGCCCTCGCCTTCGTATTCCCAGCTCTTCACGATGCCCCAGTCGAAGCGCTGGAAGCCGAACCGCTTGAACGGCTTGCCGAACCCGGACGCGTCGCGCATGCCG is drawn from Burkholderia ambifaria AMMD and contains these coding sequences:
- a CDS encoding SLC13 family permease, with protein sequence MSGGALGGPGRGTGMLTGGRVTAALLVAGLASVAALGARGTLSAGDARIVAIVFTCIVLWATGAVASLWVSLLFFFLAATCTAVPTAEIFSGFGSSAFWLVFSGAAIGFALKESGLSERIGIALARRIGGSYLKALLAFAILSFLLSLVMPSTFGRIAILVPIAIGYCDVVKLGAHANGRRGILLLVIVGSYELAAAVLPANLPNVIMAGILEQSHGMHLRFSEYLLLFFPAGVIVRGAVLVLASWWLFADTVGEVEIPAARVALGRREWHAIVLLAITLAFWFTDAVHRIAPGWVGLGFALVYFGTSPPAQLERFTATLKMDLLWFIAAIIGLTALVNHLDVRVPDTLALDALRDSPMLMYFALTALSIVVCFAVTSNAEPALYVPIVSRLLAQGLHLKAGLLAQVMGYATTVLPYQSPPIVFGNALAQLDRGAVLRYCIATALLGVVFVIPVNALWWRLIGLL
- a CDS encoding MFS transporter; translation: MHTLNRTAAAPVDAEPRVTRRTVVAAALGNGLEFFDFTVYSFFAALIGKLFFPASSDVGALMLSLATFGVGFVARPLGSVAIGAYADRAGRKPALVLTVALMALGTGIIGFAPTYAQIGIAAPLLIVIGRLLQGFSAGGEVGAATTLLMESGDAGRRGERVSWQMASQGGATLVGAFVALTLSRALPPEALHAWGWRVPFVLGLLIGPVGFYLRRHLDDTLPHPAAGAPRERARIPWRQVAAGTLLVIGGTSTTYTIVFFLPSFLTLTVGMPASVSLLSGCAAGAVLLIGSPFAGRLADRVRHRKRLVSMTCVASAVLVLPAFYAMNKWPSVVTAVAVVIVLIGLMTLSSPAGFVMILDALRPEVRAMSLGTIYALGVTIFGGFAQLIVGAMWRATGSFYAPAWYVLACSAASLVGLILFRESRGVDTMPPAN
- a CDS encoding M20 aminoacylase family protein is translated as MMQNLAHVLAAIRESEPRFVAIRRDIHAHPELGFAETRTAQLVAEQLAAWGYDVTTGVGGTGVVGQLRRGASVRTLGLRADMDALPIEEATGLSYASTVARTMHACGHDGHTAILLAAAHYLAEQGRFDGTLNVIFQPAEEGLGGAKRMIDDGLFERFPCERVYALHNAPGVPVGHFALRYGPMMASSDSVTITVTGKGGHGAMPQLASDPIVTGAHIVTALQSIVSRNVDPLKPAVVTVGTFHAGTAPNVIPETATLQLSVRALDAATRDEIEARIRRIVDAQAQAYGMTAQIEYQSISRVVDNDRAASDLAVETIEALAGEGALTLLPDGVMGSEDFSWMTECVPGCYVLIGNGVDSRGGCSVHNPHYDFNDTALSWGAAYFTGIVERFLKAG
- a CDS encoding aromatic ring-hydroxylating dioxygenase subunit alpha, which gives rise to MLDHATNELLTRVGPGTPCGELLRRYWHPVGYSSELAEAGQTKRVRILGEDLVLARTGNGGVLLVQERCPHRGASLLYGFVEEATIRCAYHGWQYNAAGECVERPFESAKASRVCKKLIDSYATHECGGLIFAYMGPAEQKPAFPNWDILVRNDGVRHFEVQDDLACNWFQVQENAVDVTHTFYTHSKYFEHLGMRDASGFGKPFKRFGFQRFDWGIVKSWEYEGEGRGWGNLMVFPNMLRIMTEMHWRVPVDDTTTRIVWVSFTPNADGAQPPADEAPKIVRQPARTDAAGRYLMDTFMSQDAMAVETQGPIFDRSRENLGASDRGIVMFRQMLQEQIDAVARGERPVANVYGGAPDVTDLRAWMGGYLPMSCAPDPTFRQQREFGDIFDESHVEYEIPANSPVMRA
- a CDS encoding PDR/VanB family oxidoreductase, which encodes MIENDLLAARVIARERVACDVISLRLVSDAPGLALPAFEAGAHIDLHLRDGLTRKYSLCNDPVERGVYEIAIKREPASSGGSAHVHDAIRVGDVLRIGAPLNYFPLAPDDSPAVLLAAGIGVTPLLAMAHSLVHAGRSLAFHYFVRSADAAAYGATLASRLADVATVHTGLTPDATRDAITTIVGAMDSRSHLYFCGPAPFMAAVDAIARPALGDARLHHEYFSAPAAQPADGEADAFRIELARSQRALLVPPGQSITDVLYEHGIAVATSCEAGVCGACRTTVLEGTPDHRDAFLSAAEKARNDCMMPCVSRCRGERLVLDL
- a CDS encoding porin — translated: MKKRFALGAACLALGAGNARAVPYQDVLLAAVPEYNGRLTEGVALYGSLDMGINYQTVGGHSLWQTQSGGEWTSKFGFFGRENLGGGWRAEFNLESGFLANNGAQQDKQSTYNRQSWVGLSSDSYGRLRLGKQIGTALPLFVDVFGTVGTNSVYTWLGAAVVQTSRGVSYNSDLGPGATQLPARVDNAVTYRTPIVAGTTSLMLMYAPSNVAGRAPAASAQGALLQWYNGTTYLAASYNQVWGVNGASTVRNDLYGLGAVYDTGRIVLSASFNQYAPKLAGDGIARVYTVGAIVPFGVNAIRASVVYRDTSGVRDAAGQPAKDSALGAMLGYDYLLSKRTGLYARAGFIRNYGISTVLLNGNPLPTEPGGTAPRTGTTPVTVSLGMYHNF